From a single Pseudomonas triticicola genomic region:
- a CDS encoding MFS transporter — protein sequence MKTLQSPPDITVLARAAAKVKRHVLPLFVVMFIVNYIDRVNIGFVRSHLETDLGIGAAAYGLGAGLFFIGYALFEVPSNMLLQRYGARVWLTRIMFTWGAAAMAMAFVQGETSFYVLRFILGAAEAGFFPGIIYYFTQWLPASERGKTMAVFLSGSAIASVISGPVSGALLHISGLGMHGWQWMFLIEGAASVVLCAFVWFWLQSHPRQAKWLSEEERDALVAAIAEEQRAREGVQVAKPSMFKLLADRQIALFCFIYFSIALTIYGATFWLPSMIKKMGNLGDFQVGLLNSIPWIISIVAMYGFAAMAGKWKFQQAWVALTLVIAAVGMFMSTTGGPVFAFVAICFAAIGFKAASALFWPIPQSYLDARIAAAVIALINSIGNLGGFVAPTAFGILEQTTGSIEGGLYGLAATSLIAAVVIFFARTAPAKGKTPAKPSDEAAAVARARPAASH from the coding sequence TTGAAAACCCTCCAGAGTCCGCCGGACATCACGGTGCTCGCCCGCGCCGCCGCCAAGGTCAAACGCCACGTGCTGCCGCTGTTCGTGGTGATGTTCATCGTCAACTACATCGACCGAGTGAACATCGGTTTCGTGCGCAGCCATCTGGAAACCGATCTGGGTATCGGCGCAGCGGCTTATGGACTGGGCGCCGGGCTGTTTTTCATCGGTTACGCACTGTTCGAAGTGCCGTCGAACATGCTGTTGCAGCGCTACGGCGCGCGGGTCTGGCTGACGCGGATCATGTTCACCTGGGGCGCTGCAGCCATGGCCATGGCGTTTGTTCAAGGTGAAACGAGCTTCTACGTGCTGCGCTTTATCCTCGGTGCGGCCGAGGCCGGGTTCTTCCCGGGGATCATTTACTACTTCACCCAATGGCTGCCAGCGTCCGAGCGCGGCAAAACCATGGCGGTGTTTCTCAGCGGCTCGGCGATTGCCTCGGTCATTTCCGGCCCGGTGTCCGGTGCGCTGTTGCATATCAGCGGATTGGGCATGCACGGCTGGCAGTGGATGTTTCTGATCGAAGGCGCAGCGTCGGTGGTGTTGTGTGCTTTCGTCTGGTTCTGGCTGCAATCGCACCCGCGTCAAGCCAAGTGGCTGAGCGAGGAAGAGCGAGACGCGCTGGTCGCGGCGATTGCCGAGGAGCAGCGCGCTCGCGAAGGGGTACAAGTCGCCAAGCCGTCGATGTTCAAGCTGTTGGCTGACCGGCAGATCGCGCTGTTCTGCTTCATCTATTTTTCCATTGCCCTGACCATTTACGGCGCGACGTTCTGGTTGCCGAGCATGATCAAGAAGATGGGTAACCTCGGAGATTTCCAGGTCGGGCTGCTCAATTCGATTCCGTGGATCATTTCGATTGTCGCCATGTATGGCTTCGCAGCGATGGCCGGCAAATGGAAATTCCAGCAGGCCTGGGTCGCGCTGACCCTGGTGATCGCGGCAGTCGGCATGTTCATGTCGACCACTGGCGGGCCGGTGTTTGCCTTCGTCGCCATCTGCTTCGCCGCCATCGGTTTCAAAGCAGCGTCGGCGCTGTTCTGGCCGATTCCGCAAAGCTATCTGGACGCGCGCATCGCTGCGGCGGTGATCGCGCTGATCAACTCCATCGGCAACCTTGGCGGCTTCGTCGCGCCGACCGCGTTCGGCATTCTCGAACAAACCACCGGCTCCATCGAGGGCGGCCTGTATGGCCTGGCGGCGACATCGCTGATCGCCGCCGTGGTGATCTTCTTCGCCCGCACGGCGCCTGCCAAAGGTAAAACCCCGGCAAAGCCAAGTGACGAAGCCGCCGCTGTGGCGCGGGCTCGTCCGGCTGCGAGCCACTGA
- a CDS encoding DUF2784 domain-containing protein: protein MFYRIAADGLVLFHLCFILFVLFGGLLVLRWPRLMWLHLPAAAWGVAVEVLHLTCPLTYWENLMRHAAGQTEYAGGFIEHYIWPIIYPAGLTPQIQLALGSVVLAVNLLVYARLLRSWKLRRARRIPF from the coding sequence ATGTTTTACCGAATCGCCGCCGACGGGCTGGTGCTGTTTCACTTGTGTTTCATCTTGTTCGTGCTGTTCGGCGGGCTGCTGGTGCTGCGCTGGCCACGATTGATGTGGTTGCACTTGCCGGCGGCCGCATGGGGCGTGGCGGTCGAGGTATTGCACCTGACTTGTCCGTTGACCTATTGGGAAAACCTCATGCGCCACGCGGCCGGGCAGACCGAATACGCCGGCGGCTTCATTGAGCACTACATCTGGCCGATCATCTACCCGGCCGGTCTGACGCCGCAGATTCAACTGGCCCTCGGCAGCGTGGTGCTGGCGGTCAACCTGTTGGTGTACGCACGACTGCTGCGCTCGTGGAAACTGCGCCGGGCCCGGCGTATTCCGTTTTAA
- a CDS encoding LysR family transcriptional regulator — protein sequence MFELTQLRCFTTVATELNFRRAAERLNMTQPPLSRQIQLLEHHLGVELFTRSTRSVALTAAGRAFFVEAQNLLERAQQAAITARRFAEGDIGSVNIAFVGSAVYEFLPKVIAEARLKQPQVKIDLAEMNTYQQHEALRARRIDLGIARAPLQEPGYATECLVREPFVLAVPNGHRLANAAEVSVADLDKQPFLMYSHEAYPPFNELLTGTLRSARVAPDYVQWLGSSLTILALVNAGMGLALVPRCATSVVFRNVVFREIDLGEGVQSELHLIWRENNDNPAFAMLLEAIRRAVVQGWG from the coding sequence ATGTTCGAACTCACCCAACTGCGCTGCTTCACTACGGTCGCCACCGAACTCAACTTTCGCCGCGCCGCCGAGCGTCTGAACATGACCCAGCCGCCGCTGAGCCGGCAGATTCAGCTGCTGGAGCATCACCTTGGCGTCGAGTTGTTTACCCGCAGCACCCGCAGCGTTGCGCTGACGGCGGCGGGCCGGGCGTTTTTCGTTGAAGCGCAGAATCTGCTGGAGCGCGCCCAGCAAGCAGCGATCACCGCACGCCGGTTTGCGGAGGGCGACATTGGCTCGGTGAACATCGCGTTCGTCGGCAGCGCGGTATATGAATTTCTGCCCAAGGTGATCGCCGAAGCGCGACTTAAACAGCCTCAGGTGAAAATCGATCTGGCAGAGATGAACACCTATCAGCAGCACGAGGCATTGCGCGCTCGTCGTATCGACCTGGGCATCGCCCGGGCGCCATTGCAGGAACCGGGCTATGCCACCGAATGCCTGGTGCGCGAACCATTTGTGCTGGCGGTGCCGAACGGACATCGGTTGGCCAATGCAGCTGAGGTATCAGTGGCTGATCTGGATAAACAACCGTTTCTGATGTACTCCCATGAAGCCTATCCGCCGTTCAACGAACTGTTGACCGGCACGCTGCGCTCAGCGCGGGTGGCGCCGGATTACGTGCAATGGCTGGGCTCGTCGCTGACGATTCTGGCGCTGGTCAACGCTGGCATGGGTCTGGCGCTGGTACCACGTTGCGCGACCAGCGTGGTGTTCAGGAATGTGGTGTTTCGCGAGATCGATCTGGGCGAAGGGGTGCAAAGCGAACTGCATCTGATCTGGCGGGAGAACAATGACAACCCGGCGTTCGCGATGTTGCTGGAGGCGATTCGCCGGGCGGTGGTGCAGGGTTGGGGCTGA
- a CDS encoding LysR substrate-binding domain-containing protein, with amino-acid sequence MNPRTLTPSMSLLLAFEAAARHESYTRAAHELSLTQSAVSRQVQILEKMLGMRLFSREGRQVVLTDVGRMYQRELSEALGQIRSATLQAMAFGSGIHSLRLATLPTFGSKWLLPRLKDFYTAHPGMTVHLHSRIETIDFDTSEIDAAICVGGGEWPGLTALPLHTEELVVIASAQLSATERDEAERHIAGQLLLNVSSNAQAWAEWFSHHQLPHRSMRIGPSFEMTSHLIQAVRANIGVGLVPRILVEEELLKGELLQLGEPITSRRSYYLVYPPRNENLPSLKAFRDWLIDTL; translated from the coding sequence ATGAATCCGCGCACCCTCACACCGTCCATGTCGCTGCTGCTGGCTTTCGAGGCCGCCGCTCGCCACGAGAGCTACACCCGCGCCGCCCATGAGCTGTCACTGACGCAGAGCGCGGTCAGTCGCCAGGTACAGATTCTCGAGAAGATGCTCGGCATGCGCTTGTTCAGCCGCGAAGGCCGGCAGGTGGTGCTGACGGATGTCGGGCGCATGTATCAGCGCGAGCTCAGCGAAGCCCTCGGACAGATTCGCAGCGCAACCTTGCAGGCGATGGCGTTTGGTTCGGGCATCCATAGCCTGCGTCTGGCGACGCTGCCGACCTTCGGTTCGAAATGGCTGCTGCCACGGTTGAAGGATTTCTACACTGCGCACCCGGGCATGACCGTGCACTTGCATTCGCGAATCGAAACCATCGATTTCGACACCAGCGAAATCGACGCCGCCATCTGTGTCGGCGGTGGAGAATGGCCAGGCCTGACCGCCCTGCCCCTGCACACCGAAGAATTGGTGGTGATTGCCAGCGCGCAGTTGTCGGCGACCGAACGCGACGAGGCCGAGCGGCACATTGCCGGGCAGTTGCTGCTCAACGTCAGCAGCAACGCCCAGGCATGGGCGGAATGGTTCAGCCATCATCAACTGCCGCATCGCAGCATGCGGATCGGGCCGAGCTTCGAAATGACCTCGCACTTGATTCAGGCAGTACGCGCCAATATCGGCGTCGGCCTGGTGCCGCGTATTCTGGTCGAGGAGGAATTGCTCAAGGGCGAATTGCTGCAACTGGGCGAGCCGATTACCAGCCGACGCAGCTATTACCTGGTGTATCCGCCGCGCAATGAGAATTTGCCTTCGTTGAAGGCGTTCAGGGATTGGCTGATTGATACCCTCTGA
- a CDS encoding DUF6338 family protein, with protein sequence MDDLVKDIIPLLQYLIPGFLSTWIFYSLTAFKRPDTFGQIVQALIFTFVIQGAVLAVGNLCLWIGSKGFSLGNWDDRAQTLWAFVFSLMLGLFACYLATSDKLHGWLRKRNVTKQSSFPSEWFCAFAQFDRFITLHLHDERRVFGWPVEWPSESSCGQFVMQNPRWVNDDGKSTPFGAEILLIDSAQVKWVEFSPVSEGLS encoded by the coding sequence ATGGATGATCTGGTCAAGGACATTATTCCGCTGTTGCAGTATCTCATCCCAGGGTTTCTATCGACCTGGATCTTCTATTCACTTACGGCATTCAAGCGACCGGATACGTTCGGCCAGATCGTGCAGGCGCTGATATTTACATTTGTGATTCAGGGCGCGGTGTTGGCGGTGGGCAACCTCTGTTTGTGGATTGGCTCGAAGGGTTTTTCTCTAGGAAACTGGGATGATCGGGCGCAAACGCTCTGGGCATTTGTGTTTTCGCTGATGCTGGGTTTGTTTGCCTGTTACCTGGCTACGAGTGACAAATTGCACGGCTGGTTACGTAAGCGAAACGTCACGAAACAATCTTCTTTCCCCAGTGAATGGTTCTGCGCTTTTGCCCAGTTCGATCGGTTCATAACCCTGCATTTACATGACGAGAGGCGCGTGTTTGGCTGGCCTGTCGAGTGGCCGTCCGAATCCAGTTGCGGCCAGTTCGTGATGCAGAATCCACGTTGGGTTAATGACGATGGCAAGTCGACGCCTTTTGGTGCCGAAATTTTGCTGATAGATTCCGCGCAAGTTAAGTGGGTTGAATTCAGCCCGGTATCAGAGGGTTTATCATGA
- a CDS encoding polysaccharide deacetylase family protein yields MTSGCKFLCVALIALGLAGCIAAPIDMTTQTETRLMAQAPVRFLLTFDDGPSASGWWNPTATVLDSLKSNPLQADIKAVFFVQTRAPRAGDSEIGRSLMHREHAEGHILAFHTATHWHTNHRSLDPQELEQSLTDGSADIAAITGAQPKLLRPPFWNYDKRTFAAYQKHGLHVLLTDLSANDGKIWGFNASPRRRANMLRQLSEVRERIAVGQLPMVDGVIPVVVTFHDLNRYTARHTREYLQILLDSAAATGVRLADKPFYDNHAALEKAALARTVQQSTEPVNLPGMWNWIWDHDAH; encoded by the coding sequence ATGACATCCGGATGCAAATTTCTTTGTGTTGCGCTCATCGCGCTCGGTCTGGCCGGTTGCATCGCCGCGCCGATCGACATGACCACGCAAACCGAAACGCGCTTGATGGCCCAGGCCCCTGTACGTTTTTTGCTGACGTTCGATGATGGCCCAAGCGCTTCAGGATGGTGGAATCCCACGGCCACTGTACTCGACAGCCTCAAAAGCAATCCGCTGCAGGCAGACATCAAAGCCGTGTTTTTCGTGCAGACTCGAGCACCCAGGGCAGGCGACAGCGAGATCGGTCGCAGCCTGATGCATCGTGAACACGCCGAGGGGCATATTCTCGCTTTCCACACTGCGACTCATTGGCACACCAACCATCGCTCGCTCGATCCGCAGGAACTGGAGCAATCGCTGACCGATGGCAGCGCTGACATCGCCGCTATCACCGGGGCGCAGCCCAAGCTGTTGCGCCCACCGTTCTGGAACTACGACAAGCGCACATTTGCGGCCTATCAAAAACACGGCTTGCATGTCTTGCTCACGGACCTGAGTGCCAACGACGGCAAGATCTGGGGCTTCAACGCCAGCCCTCGGCGTCGGGCGAACATGCTGCGGCAGTTATCGGAAGTGCGCGAGCGCATCGCCGTGGGTCAATTGCCGATGGTGGATGGCGTAATTCCGGTCGTGGTGACGTTCCATGACCTCAATCGCTACACTGCGCGGCACACTCGCGAATATCTGCAGATTCTGCTCGATAGCGCGGCGGCGACCGGGGTCAGACTGGCGGACAAGCCGTTCTACGACAATCATGCCGCACTGGAAAAAGCCGCGTTGGCGCGTACGGTTCAGCAAAGCACTGAGCCGGTGAATCTGCCCGGTATGTGGAACTGGATCTGGGATCACGACGCGCATTGA
- a CDS encoding DUF1652 domain-containing protein: protein MLAIADICRIVESGFPTFKCDCTPTRQGLLRIKVYEPGSGRVELLLDGVSPEHLVTIRDISNFIGELRTEISAGRRAFAG from the coding sequence ATGCTTGCCATTGCCGATATCTGCCGGATCGTCGAGTCAGGCTTCCCCACGTTCAAGTGTGATTGCACACCGACCCGACAAGGTCTGTTGCGGATCAAGGTGTATGAGCCGGGCAGTGGGCGTGTCGAGTTGTTGCTAGACGGCGTTTCTCCCGAGCATCTGGTGACGATTCGCGATATTTCAAATTTCATTGGTGAGTTGCGCACGGAAATCAGCGCCGGTCGCCGGGCTTTCGCCGGCTGA
- a CDS encoding NUDIX hydrolase codes for MKVRATVICEQDRHILLVRKPRHHWSLPGGKVEPGETRAAAAVRELQEETGLNAEDVLYLMDFQAGSTRHHVYEASVVNLDDVRPQNEIVDCIWYPLDAVHNLETNDATRRIVQAFQRRL; via the coding sequence ATGAAAGTACGCGCTACCGTCATTTGCGAGCAGGATCGCCATATCCTCCTGGTACGCAAACCCCGCCATCACTGGTCATTGCCCGGCGGCAAGGTCGAACCCGGGGAAACCCGTGCGGCGGCAGCCGTGCGCGAGTTGCAGGAGGAAACCGGGCTCAATGCGGAGGACGTCCTGTACCTGATGGATTTTCAGGCGGGCAGTACGCGGCATCATGTGTACGAGGCTTCGGTGGTCAACCTCGACGATGTGCGCCCGCAGAACGAAATCGTCGACTGCATCTGGTACCCGCTCGATGCCGTGCACAATCTTGAAACCAATGACGCGACACGGCGCATCGTGCAGGCCTTTCAACGGCGTTTATGA
- a CDS encoding glucarate dehydratase family protein: MKITRVSVTPIAFRDPPLLNASGIHEPFALRSIIEIESDNGYIGLGESYGDAPALAIQQQLQSQLIGLDPFNLNQLRAIVQATVAANKPASVAGAELAPGSHASKAVSNAYSAFEVAFLDLQAHYLNVPLVDLLGGAIRDEVPFSAYLFFKYAEHIDSPYKPDNWGEALSEQQIVAQAARMIEAYGFKSIKLKAGTLPPEHEVTCIKALKKAFPGLPLRIDPNGNWSLETAIRMAELLGDDLQYYEDPTPGLEGMAELHKRTGLPLATNMVVTDFDEFRRSVAQNSVQIVLADHHYWGGLRDTQTLAKMCDVFGLGVSMHSNSHLGISLMAMAHVAAAVPNLDYACDTHYPWQEPDEEVIKGGKLPIVDGCVKITRAPGLGLELDHEQLAKLHDQYLTCGIRQRDDLRQMQRYKADWRAVKPRF; encoded by the coding sequence TTGAAAATCACCCGTGTCAGCGTCACCCCGATTGCCTTTCGCGATCCGCCACTGCTCAACGCCAGTGGCATCCACGAACCTTTTGCCCTGCGCTCGATCATCGAGATTGAAAGTGACAACGGCTACATCGGCCTCGGCGAAAGCTACGGCGATGCCCCGGCGCTGGCGATCCAGCAACAATTGCAGAGCCAGTTGATCGGCCTCGATCCGTTCAACCTCAATCAATTGCGCGCGATCGTGCAGGCCACCGTGGCGGCGAATAAACCCGCCAGCGTCGCTGGCGCCGAACTGGCCCCCGGTTCCCACGCCAGCAAAGCGGTGAGCAATGCCTACTCGGCATTCGAAGTAGCGTTTCTTGATTTGCAGGCGCACTACCTGAACGTGCCGCTGGTGGACCTGCTCGGCGGGGCGATCCGTGATGAAGTGCCGTTCAGCGCTTACCTGTTTTTCAAATACGCCGAACATATCGACTCCCCCTACAAACCGGACAACTGGGGCGAGGCGCTGAGCGAGCAGCAGATTGTCGCGCAGGCAGCGCGGATGATCGAAGCGTACGGATTCAAGAGCATCAAGCTCAAGGCCGGCACCTTGCCGCCGGAGCATGAAGTGACTTGCATCAAGGCACTGAAAAAAGCCTTTCCGGGATTGCCGCTGCGCATCGACCCGAACGGCAACTGGTCGCTGGAGACGGCGATTCGCATGGCCGAACTGCTCGGCGATGACCTGCAGTATTACGAAGATCCGACCCCGGGCCTTGAAGGCATGGCCGAACTGCACAAGCGCACCGGTCTGCCCCTGGCGACCAATATGGTCGTCACTGATTTCGACGAGTTCCGCCGCAGCGTTGCGCAGAACAGCGTGCAGATTGTCCTGGCCGACCACCATTACTGGGGTGGCCTGCGGGATACGCAGACGCTGGCGAAAATGTGCGACGTGTTTGGCCTCGGCGTGTCGATGCATTCCAACTCGCACCTGGGCATCAGCCTGATGGCGATGGCGCACGTTGCGGCGGCAGTGCCGAATCTGGATTACGCCTGTGACACCCACTATCCGTGGCAAGAGCCGGACGAGGAAGTGATCAAGGGCGGCAAGCTGCCGATTGTCGATGGCTGCGTGAAGATCACCCGTGCGCCGGGGCTGGGGTTGGAGCTGGATCACGAGCAACTGGCCAAGCTGCATGACCAGTACCTGACGTGCGGGATTCGCCAGAGGGATGATTTGCGGCAGATGCAGCGGTACAAGGCGGATTGGCGGGCGGTCAAACCAAGGTTTTGA
- a CDS encoding SOS response-associated peptidase: MCGRLTQYRGIHDFVAVLSIPDALINHVGDAPLDRYNAAPSTALAVLHQHEQAIHADNLRWGWRPHWAKDRAPPINARVEKVAHGAFFRAIWRQRLIVPVDNWFEWVDTGEKSRQPWLIRRGDQAPVFCAGIGQFPAPGVAPREDDGFVIITADSLGGLLDIHDRRPVVFDSARAREWLDPATPLERAEQMLLFEGEPSDAFEWYKVGKAVGNTRNQGAQLIERVD, translated from the coding sequence ATGTGCGGAAGACTCACCCAGTACCGTGGGATTCACGATTTCGTCGCGGTCTTGAGCATCCCGGATGCGTTGATCAATCACGTTGGCGATGCGCCACTGGATCGCTACAACGCAGCGCCCAGCACTGCGCTGGCGGTTCTGCATCAGCACGAACAGGCCATTCATGCCGATAATTTGCGTTGGGGCTGGCGGCCGCATTGGGCCAAGGATCGTGCCCCACCTATCAATGCTCGGGTGGAGAAAGTCGCCCACGGCGCGTTCTTCCGGGCGATCTGGCGGCAGCGGCTGATCGTGCCGGTCGACAATTGGTTTGAATGGGTTGATACCGGGGAAAAATCCCGACAGCCCTGGTTGATTCGTCGGGGGGATCAGGCTCCGGTCTTCTGTGCCGGTATCGGCCAGTTTCCGGCACCCGGGGTTGCGCCGAGGGAGGACGACGGGTTCGTCATCATCACCGCTGACAGCTTGGGCGGCCTGCTCGATATCCACGACCGCCGCCCGGTGGTCTTCGATTCGGCGCGAGCTCGGGAGTGGCTTGATCCGGCTACGCCATTGGAACGCGCCGAGCAGATGCTGCTGTTTGAAGGCGAGCCCAGTGATGCCTTCGAATGGTACAAAGTCGGCAAAGCGGTCGGCAATACGCGTAATCAAGGTGCGCAATTGATAGAACGAGTCGACTAA
- a CDS encoding DUF3087 domain-containing protein: protein MFEIQPMDPATFRQQTRRSTIIIAVLFLLLAMLFSSVAVAVFGEPDGDNLRFNVGGVFVAFLLTAALLRGRFWHQTWMAPAVYSWRLKRNLMSITNVMHQVTAAVQNNDPTAMKVLRFYHLGLLQMHELDGNSSDHGQLRDEVEQHKARMQAQGLDPDQPRFDPQWLETLKPPSS, encoded by the coding sequence ATGTTCGAGATTCAGCCGATGGACCCCGCTACCTTTCGTCAGCAGACCCGCCGCAGCACGATCATCATCGCCGTGCTGTTTCTGCTGCTGGCCATGCTGTTTTCGTCGGTTGCGGTGGCAGTGTTCGGTGAACCCGACGGGGATAACCTGCGTTTCAATGTCGGCGGCGTATTCGTGGCGTTTCTGCTGACGGCGGCGCTGTTGCGCGGGCGTTTCTGGCATCAGACCTGGATGGCCCCGGCGGTGTACAGCTGGCGCCTCAAGCGAAATCTGATGAGCATCACCAATGTCATGCATCAGGTGACAGCGGCGGTGCAGAACAACGATCCGACGGCGATGAAGGTGTTGCGTTTCTATCACCTCGGATTGCTGCAAATGCATGAGCTGGACGGCAACTCCAGCGATCATGGACAACTGCGTGATGAAGTCGAACAGCACAAGGCGCGGATGCAGGCGCAGGGCCTCGATCCTGACCAGCCACGCTTCGATCCGCAGTGGCTGGAGACGTTGAAACCACCCTCGAGTTAA
- the ppnN gene encoding nucleotide 5'-monophosphate nucleosidase PpnN: MTQRHVINASVSPKGSLETLSQREVQQLSEAGSGSTYTLFRQCALAILNTGAHVDNAKTILEAYKDFEIRIHQQDRGVRLELLNAPADAFVDGEMIASTREMLFSALRDIVYTENELDSQRIDLSNSQGISDYVFHLLRNARTLRPGVEPKIVVCWGGHSINTEEYKYTKKVGHELGLRSLDICTGCGPGVMKGPMKGATIAHAKQRIHGGRYLGLTEPGIIAAEAPNPIVNELVILPDIEKRLEAFVRVGHGIIIFPGGAGTAEEFLYLLGILMHPDNAGLPFPVILTGPKHAAPYLEQLDAFVVATLGEAAKQHYEIIIDDPAEVARQMTQGLKAVKQFRRERNDAFHFNWLLKIDEGFQRPFDPTHENMANLKLHRDQPPHELAANLRRAFSGIVAGNVKDKGIRLIEEHGPYQIRGDAAIMQPLDALLKAFVAQHRMKLPGGAAYVPCYRVVA; the protein is encoded by the coding sequence ATGACCCAACGACACGTAATCAATGCCTCGGTCAGTCCGAAAGGCAGTCTGGAAACCCTTTCTCAACGTGAAGTCCAGCAACTGAGCGAAGCCGGATCCGGCAGCACCTATACCCTCTTCCGCCAGTGCGCCCTGGCCATCCTCAACACCGGCGCGCATGTCGACAATGCCAAGACCATCCTCGAAGCCTACAAGGACTTCGAAATCCGCATTCACCAACAGGATCGCGGTGTACGCCTGGAGCTGCTGAACGCTCCGGCTGACGCGTTCGTCGACGGCGAGATGATCGCCAGCACCCGCGAAATGCTCTTCAGCGCCCTGCGCGACATCGTCTACACCGAGAACGAACTCGACAGCCAGCGCATCGACCTAAGCAATTCCCAAGGCATCAGCGACTACGTGTTCCATCTGCTGCGCAACGCGCGCACCCTGCGCCCGGGCGTCGAGCCGAAAATCGTGGTGTGCTGGGGTGGCCACTCGATCAACACCGAAGAATACAAATACACCAAGAAAGTCGGCCACGAACTGGGCCTGCGCAGCCTCGACATCTGCACCGGTTGCGGCCCTGGCGTGATGAAAGGCCCGATGAAAGGCGCGACCATTGCCCATGCCAAACAGCGCATTCACGGCGGTCGCTACCTCGGCCTGACCGAGCCAGGCATCATCGCCGCCGAAGCGCCGAACCCGATCGTCAATGAGCTGGTGATCCTGCCGGACATCGAAAAGCGTCTGGAAGCCTTCGTCCGTGTCGGCCACGGCATCATCATTTTCCCGGGCGGCGCCGGTACGGCCGAAGAGTTCCTGTACCTGCTCGGCATCCTGATGCACCCGGACAACGCAGGCCTGCCCTTCCCGGTCATCCTCACCGGGCCGAAGCATGCCGCGCCGTATCTGGAACAGCTGGATGCGTTCGTCGTCGCGACCCTCGGCGAAGCAGCGAAGCAGCATTACGAGATCATCATCGATGACCCGGCCGAAGTGGCGCGGCAGATGACTCAAGGCCTGAAAGCGGTGAAGCAGTTCCGCCGGGAGCGTAACGATGCGTTCCATTTCAATTGGCTGTTGAAGATCGATGAGGGCTTCCAGCGCCCGTTCGATCCAACCCACGAAAACATGGCCAACCTGAAACTGCATCGCGACCAGCCACCGCATGAACTGGCAGCCAATCTGCGTCGGGCGTTTTCCGGGATCGTCGCCGGTAACGTCAAGGACAAAGGCATTCGCCTGATCGAAGAGCACGGGCCGTATCAGATCCGTGGTGATGCGGCGATCATGCAGCCGCTTGATGCGCTGCTAAAGGCCTTCGTCGCCCAGCACCGGATGAAGTTGCCGGGTGGCGCGGCGTATGTGCCGTGCTATCGCGTCGTCGCGTAA